From Pseudomonas fluorescens, one genomic window encodes:
- the hflX gene encoding ribosome rescue GTPase HflX has product MFFERHGGGERVILVHLDGQDPEAREDPQEFQELANSAGAETVAFFSVPRHRPTAKFLIGSGKVEELRDLVRTEEADLVIFNHILTPSQERNLERVFECRVIDRTGLILDIFAQRARTHEGKLQVELAQLDHMSTRLVRGWTHLERQGGGIGMRGPGETQLETDRRLLRVRLRQIKGRLEKVRSQREQSRRGRTRADVPTVSLVGYTNAGKSTLFNNVTKSDVYAADQLFATLDPTLRRLELDDLGPIVLADTVGFIRHLPHKLVEAFRSTLEESSNSDLLLHVIDAAEPDRMLQIEQVMVVLGEIGAQDLPILEVYNKLDLLDGVEPQIQRDENGKPQRVWLSARDGRGLELLEQAIAELLGGDLFVGTLRLPQRFARLRAQFFELGAVQKEEHDEEGTCLLAVRLPRVELNRLVSREGMQPLEFIEQHTLQ; this is encoded by the coding sequence CGCGTTTTTTAGCGTGCCGCGTCATCGGCCAACCGCCAAATTTCTGATTGGCAGCGGCAAGGTCGAGGAACTGCGCGACCTGGTCCGTACCGAAGAAGCCGATCTGGTGATCTTCAATCACATCCTCACGCCCAGTCAGGAACGTAACCTCGAACGTGTGTTCGAGTGTCGCGTGATCGACCGCACCGGTCTGATTCTCGATATTTTCGCCCAACGCGCCCGTACCCATGAAGGCAAGCTGCAGGTCGAACTGGCCCAGCTTGACCACATGAGCACGCGCCTGGTTCGCGGCTGGACCCACCTTGAGCGTCAAGGTGGTGGTATCGGCATGCGCGGCCCGGGTGAGACCCAGCTCGAAACCGACCGTCGCCTGCTGCGGGTTCGCCTGCGTCAGATCAAAGGTCGTCTGGAAAAGGTGCGCAGCCAGCGCGAGCAATCGCGACGTGGCCGTACGCGCGCGGATGTCCCAACCGTGTCCCTGGTGGGCTATACCAACGCCGGTAAATCCACGTTGTTCAACAACGTGACCAAGTCGGACGTGTACGCTGCCGACCAGCTGTTTGCCACCCTTGACCCGACCCTGCGCCGTCTGGAACTGGACGACCTGGGGCCGATTGTGCTGGCAGATACCGTGGGTTTCATTCGTCATCTGCCGCACAAGCTGGTCGAGGCATTTCGGTCTACGCTCGAAGAGTCGAGCAACTCCGACCTACTGCTGCACGTGATCGATGCGGCCGAGCCTGATCGGATGTTGCAGATCGAGCAGGTCATGGTGGTACTGGGCGAGATTGGTGCCCAGGACTTGCCGATCCTCGAGGTCTATAACAAACTCGATTTGCTTGATGGCGTTGAGCCGCAAATCCAGCGCGACGAGAACGGCAAGCCCCAGCGGGTATGGCTTTCGGCGCGGGACGGTAGAGGTCTGGAACTGCTGGAGCAGGCAATAGCCGAGTTGCTGGGTGGCGATTTGTTTGTCGGCACCTTGCGCTTGCCGCAGCGTTTTGCTCGACTGCGTGCACAGTTCTTTGAGCTGGGTGCCGTACAGAAAGAAGAACACGACGAAGAAGGCACTTGTTTGCTGGCCGTTCGTTTGCCACGAGTCGAACTCAATCGACTGGTGAGCCGCGAGGGAATGCAGCCGCTGGAATTCATCGAGCAACACACTTTGCAATAA
- the hflK gene encoding FtsH protease activity modulator HflK, with product MAWNEPGGNSNNQDPWGGKRRNNGDRKGPPDLDEAFRKLQESLNGLFGSGNKRGGDDGGKSGKGGGYGLLGLGLVVLAAVWLYSAVYVVDEQEQAVVLRFGKYYETVGPGLNIYLPPIDKKYMENVTRERAYTKQGQMLTEDENIVEVPLTVQYKISNLQDFVLNVDQPEISLQHATDSALRHVVGSTAMDQVLTEGREQMAGEIKERLQRFLDTYRTGITVTQVNVQSAAAPREVQEAFDDVIRAREDEQRSRNQAETYANGVVPEARGQAQRIIEDANGYRDETVSRAKGEADRFTKLVAEYRKAPEVTRERLYLDTMQEVFSNTSKVLVTGNKNGQSNLLYLPLDKMIDSGRSTSAPATNTAASSNEANTRAAADLQQQQARTRESR from the coding sequence ATGGCTTGGAATGAGCCGGGTGGCAACTCGAATAATCAGGATCCCTGGGGTGGCAAGCGCCGTAATAACGGCGATCGCAAGGGTCCACCAGATCTCGACGAGGCCTTCCGAAAGCTGCAGGAAAGCCTGAATGGGTTGTTCGGTAGTGGCAACAAACGTGGTGGTGATGACGGCGGCAAGTCAGGCAAGGGCGGCGGTTACGGCCTGCTCGGCTTGGGCCTTGTCGTGTTGGCAGCTGTCTGGCTGTACAGCGCGGTCTACGTCGTCGACGAGCAGGAGCAAGCCGTGGTGCTGCGCTTCGGCAAGTACTACGAGACCGTTGGCCCGGGCCTGAACATCTACCTGCCGCCGATCGACAAGAAGTACATGGAAAACGTCACGCGTGAGCGTGCCTACACCAAGCAGGGTCAAATGCTGACTGAAGACGAGAACATCGTCGAAGTGCCGCTGACCGTGCAGTACAAGATCAGCAACCTGCAGGACTTCGTGCTGAACGTCGACCAGCCGGAAATCAGCCTGCAGCACGCGACCGACAGTGCCTTGCGTCATGTGGTGGGTTCGACCGCCATGGATCAGGTGCTGACCGAAGGTCGTGAGCAAATGGCCGGCGAGATCAAGGAGCGTCTGCAGCGCTTCCTCGATACCTACCGCACCGGTATCACCGTCACCCAGGTCAACGTTCAGAGCGCAGCGGCACCGCGTGAAGTCCAGGAAGCCTTCGATGATGTGATCCGCGCCCGTGAAGACGAGCAGCGTTCGCGCAACCAGGCTGAAACCTACGCCAACGGTGTTGTGCCGGAAGCCCGTGGTCAGGCCCAGCGCATCATCGAAGATGCCAACGGCTACCGCGATGAAACGGTTTCCCGCGCCAAGGGTGAGGCTGACCGCTTTACCAAACTGGTCGCCGAATACCGCAAGGCCCCTGAAGTGACCCGTGAGCGTCTGTACCTGGACACCATGCAGGAAGTCTTCAGCAACACCAGCAAAGTCCTCGTGACCGGCAACAAGAATGGCCAGAGCAATCTGCTCTACTTGCCGCTGGACAAGATGATCGACAGTGGCCGCAGCACCAGCGCTCCGGCGACCAATACCGCAGCCAGCAGCAATGAAGCGAATACGCGTGCCGCAGCCGATCTGCAGCAACAGCAAGCACGTACCAGGGAGAGTCGCTGA
- the hflC gene encoding protease modulator HflC yields MSNKSLIALIVGVVVAIAAWNCFYIVAQTERAVLLQFGRVVQADVQPGLHVKVPYVNQVRKFDARLMTLDAPTQRFLTLEKKAVMVDAYAKWRVKDAERFYTATSGLKQIADERLSRRLESGLRDQFGKRTLHEVVSGERDALMADITASLNKMAEKELGIEVVDVRVKAIDLPKEVNRSVFERMSTEREREAREHRAKGNELAEGIRADADRQRRVLLAEAYRESEEVRGDGDAQAAAIYSKAYGQDQEFYGFYRSLRAYRESFANKSDVMVLDPSSDFFRYLEKAKP; encoded by the coding sequence ATGAGCAATAAATCGCTGATCGCCCTTATTGTTGGCGTCGTCGTGGCGATCGCTGCCTGGAACTGCTTCTACATCGTGGCTCAGACCGAGCGCGCGGTGTTGCTGCAGTTCGGTCGAGTGGTCCAGGCTGATGTCCAGCCGGGACTGCATGTGAAAGTGCCCTACGTTAACCAGGTGCGTAAATTTGACGCACGCCTGATGACACTGGACGCACCGACACAGCGCTTCCTGACGCTGGAAAAGAAAGCGGTCATGGTCGATGCCTATGCCAAGTGGCGAGTGAAAGATGCCGAGCGCTTCTACACCGCGACTTCCGGCCTCAAGCAGATTGCTGACGAGCGTTTGTCGCGCCGTCTGGAGTCGGGCCTGCGCGACCAGTTCGGTAAGCGCACCCTGCACGAAGTGGTGTCTGGCGAGCGTGATGCGCTGATGGCGGATATCACCGCTTCGCTGAACAAGATGGCGGAAAAAGAGCTGGGCATCGAAGTCGTCGATGTTCGGGTCAAGGCCATCGATCTGCCGAAAGAAGTGAACCGCAGCGTGTTCGAGCGTATGAGCACCGAGCGTGAGCGTGAGGCTCGCGAGCACCGCGCCAAGGGTAACGAGCTGGCAGAAGGCATTCGTGCTGACGCTGATCGTCAGCGCCGCGTACTGTTGGCTGAAGCCTATCGTGAATCCGAAGAGGTTCGCGGTGATGGTGACGCCCAGGCTGCAGCGATCTACTCCAAGGCCTACGGCCAGGACCAGGAGTTCTACGGCTTCTACCGTAGCCTGCGCGCCTACCGTGAAAGCTTCGCGAACAAATCCGACGTCATGGTCCTCGACCCAAGCAGCGACTTCTTCCGTTACCTGGAAAAGGCCAAGCCTTGA
- a CDS encoding ATP phosphoribosyltransferase regulatory subunit yields MATVDRWLLPDGIEEVLPPEAARIEVARRQVLDLFQSWGYEFVVTPHIEYLESLLTGAGQDLDLRTFKVIDPQSGRQMGFRADITPQVARIDAHTLRREGPSRLCYAGSVLHAQPRALSTSRSPIQLGAELYGDASPSSDVEVISLMLAMLQLADVPDVHMDLGHVGIYRGLARAAGLSGEVEQQLFDALQRKAIDEVITLTEGLPAGLAGMLRSLVELCGGREVLVAARERLAHAPAPVIAALDDLLAIAERLSVRFPELPLYFDLGELRGYHYHTGVVFAVFVPGVGQSIAQGGRYDDIGADFGRARPATGFSTDLKTLVTLGRAEIELPSGGIWMPDSTDAALWQQVCQLRSEGQRVVQALPGQPLAAARDADCDRQLIQQNGLWQVSPLAS; encoded by the coding sequence ATGGCAACGGTAGACCGCTGGCTGCTGCCAGATGGCATCGAAGAAGTACTGCCACCGGAGGCGGCGCGCATTGAAGTAGCGCGTCGCCAGGTGTTGGATCTGTTCCAGAGCTGGGGTTACGAGTTTGTCGTGACTCCCCATATCGAGTACCTGGAATCCTTGCTCACTGGCGCAGGCCAGGACCTCGATCTGCGCACCTTCAAGGTCATCGACCCGCAATCGGGTCGGCAGATGGGCTTCCGTGCCGACATCACGCCGCAAGTGGCGCGCATCGATGCGCACACCTTGCGTCGTGAAGGCCCGAGCCGCCTGTGCTATGCCGGTAGCGTGCTGCATGCGCAGCCGCGTGCCTTGTCGACCTCGCGCAGCCCGATCCAGCTGGGCGCCGAGTTGTACGGCGATGCCAGTCCTAGCAGCGACGTCGAGGTGATCAGCCTGATGCTGGCCATGCTGCAACTGGCCGATGTGCCGGACGTGCACATGGACCTTGGGCATGTCGGCATCTATCGTGGCCTGGCTCGTGCGGCTGGCTTGTCCGGTGAAGTCGAACAGCAGTTGTTCGATGCCCTGCAACGCAAGGCCATCGACGAGGTCATTACCCTGACCGAAGGCTTGCCGGCTGGTCTGGCAGGCATGCTGCGCTCGCTGGTCGAACTGTGTGGCGGTCGCGAAGTGCTGGTTGCAGCCCGTGAGCGCCTGGCCCATGCGCCGGCGCCGGTCATCGCCGCTCTGGATGATTTGCTGGCGATTGCCGAGCGTCTGTCCGTGCGCTTCCCCGAGCTGCCGCTGTACTTCGATCTGGGCGAGCTGCGCGGCTACCACTACCACACCGGTGTGGTGTTCGCCGTGTTCGTCCCGGGCGTTGGCCAGTCCATTGCCCAGGGCGGTCGTTACGATGACATCGGCGCCGACTTCGGTCGTGCCCGTCCGGCAACCGGCTTCTCCACCGATTTGAAAACCCTGGTGACCCTGGGGCGTGCTGAGATCGAGCTACCGTCTGGCGGTATCTGGATGCCTGACAGTACGGATGCGGCACTCTGGCAGCAGGTTTGCCAGTTGCGCAGTGAGGGTCAGCGTGTTGTCCAGGCCTTGCCTGGGCAGCCTTTGGCCGCCGCCCGTGATGCGGACTGCGACCGGCAATTGATCCAGCAGAACGGGCTTTGGCAAGTATCGCCACTGGCCTCTTGA
- a CDS encoding adenylosuccinate synthase, which translates to MGKNVVVLGTQWGDEGKGKIVDLLTEHAAAVVRYQGGHNAGHTLVIDGEKTVLHLIPSGVLREGVQCLIGNGVVVAPDALLREITKLEEKGVPVRERLRISPSCPLILSFHVALDQAREKARGELKIGTTGRGIGPAYEDKVARRGLRVGDLLNMPRFEDKLRELVDYHNFMLVGYYKEPAIEFDKTLAECKQYAELLKPLMLDVTAELHDLRRAGKDIMFEGAQGSLLDIDHGTYPYVTSSNTTAGGVATGSGVGPMFLDYILGITKAYTTRVGSGPFPTELFDDVGAHLAKQGHEFGATTGRARRCGWFDAVILRRAIDVNSISGICLTKLDVLDGLETINICVGYKDAEGNAVAPTDADSYVGLQPVYEEVPGWTESTVGAKTLEELPANARAYIKRVEELIGAPIDIISTGPDRIETIVLRHPFA; encoded by the coding sequence ATGGGTAAGAATGTCGTAGTCCTGGGCACCCAATGGGGTGATGAGGGCAAAGGCAAGATCGTTGATCTGCTGACCGAACATGCTGCCGCCGTAGTGCGCTACCAAGGTGGCCACAACGCTGGCCACACACTGGTGATCGACGGCGAAAAAACCGTCTTGCACCTGATCCCGTCGGGCGTGCTGCGCGAAGGCGTGCAGTGCCTGATCGGCAATGGCGTGGTGGTTGCACCTGACGCCCTGCTGCGCGAGATCACCAAGCTGGAAGAGAAAGGCGTACCGGTGCGTGAGCGCCTGCGTATCAGCCCGTCCTGCCCGCTGATCCTGTCCTTCCACGTTGCGCTGGACCAGGCGCGTGAGAAGGCCCGTGGCGAGCTGAAGATCGGTACTACCGGTCGCGGCATCGGCCCGGCTTACGAAGATAAGGTTGCGCGTCGTGGCCTGCGTGTGGGCGACCTGCTCAACATGCCGCGCTTTGAAGACAAACTGCGTGAGCTGGTGGATTACCACAACTTCATGCTGGTGGGTTACTACAAAGAGCCGGCCATCGAGTTCGACAAGACCTTGGCCGAGTGCAAGCAATACGCTGAGCTGCTCAAGCCGCTGATGCTGGACGTGACCGCCGAGCTGCACGACCTGCGTCGTGCTGGCAAAGACATCATGTTCGAAGGCGCCCAGGGTTCCCTGCTGGACATCGACCACGGCACCTACCCGTACGTGACCAGCTCCAACACCACGGCTGGCGGCGTTGCTACCGGTTCGGGCGTTGGTCCGATGTTCCTGGACTACATCCTGGGTATCACCAAGGCTTACACCACCCGTGTAGGCTCGGGTCCATTCCCGACTGAGCTGTTCGATGACGTCGGTGCGCACCTGGCCAAGCAAGGTCACGAGTTCGGTGCAACCACTGGCCGCGCCCGTCGTTGCGGCTGGTTCGACGCCGTTATCCTGCGTCGCGCTATCGATGTGAACAGCATCTCGGGCATCTGCCTGACCAAGCTGGACGTGCTCGACGGTCTGGAAACCATCAACATCTGCGTCGGCTATAAAGACGCAGAAGGCAATGCCGTTGCCCCGACTGACGCTGACAGCTATGTCGGCCTGCAGCCGGTGTACGAAGAAGTGCCGGGTTGGACCGAATCGACCGTGGGCGCCAAGACCCTGGAAGAGCTGCCAGCCAACGCCCGTGCTTACATTAAGCGTGTCGAAGAGCTGATCGGCGCGCCGATCGACATTATTTCGACAGGTCCTGACCGCATCGAAACCATCGTTCTGCGTCACCCGTTCGCTTGA
- a CDS encoding methyl-accepting chemotaxis protein produces MSAVLSLLQSRLLRPVFVTLGIALLVQVVVAVALTRSTVTALEADLASRLGADSQKLSGELEQAGREVTSSLDSLSTSTRQRLTTGLSSRLEDEQAQLRATLEKDLKDSANDMAQLLASVAPRAMWDNDVPTLSEFARRAQRNPNVLFVVYDDATGQHLTRYLNRENPINKALLEKGRGERALDKVLDAAKNDPSVYYVEASINPNGVEIGKVLMGVSTASVEADLVALDKRFSALIASSDQLVGDSLKGAAADSATAMRSRLQSAQSTATEMKANTASTVQEAAATLRWRIGLALALVGCGVLLLLAVVLGRRVVNRLKLLIVAMDDLAAGEGDLTKRVQINSKDEIGDMASAVNRFVDKLQPIVREAGDVALRTGVEIGALTQRNAGADAAAQTQRDEVAQSLQALSRMADEAQAESQAMQAALQQVVDIRQATDENTRTSAQVGSLIEALAGQVDTGAKVIERLAQQSEQIEVVLEVIHGIAEQTNLLALNAAIEAARAGETGRGFAVVADEVRALASKTQSSTGDIQAHIGALQQGAREAVAAIGQAGRQASEGLLVLRDSARLQQSVQASVEQVHAAIGLATQAAEHQAKGAQAVRGRVQTIHAQAEKAAQAVEQTTASGKVLDGLAAQLKASLGQFRA; encoded by the coding sequence GTGTCTGCCGTTCTCTCACTGTTACAAAGCCGTCTATTGCGGCCCGTGTTCGTTACCCTTGGTATCGCCCTTTTGGTGCAGGTCGTGGTGGCTGTCGCCCTTACCCGGAGCACCGTGACGGCCCTGGAGGCGGATCTGGCATCGCGCCTTGGCGCTGATAGCCAGAAGCTGTCTGGCGAATTGGAGCAGGCCGGGCGTGAAGTCACCTCAAGCCTCGACAGCCTCTCAACCAGCACTCGACAACGCCTGACAACCGGTTTGTCCTCGCGACTGGAAGACGAGCAGGCGCAACTGCGTGCCACGCTGGAAAAGGACCTCAAGGACTCTGCCAATGACATGGCGCAACTCCTGGCATCGGTTGCACCCAGGGCCATGTGGGACAACGACGTTCCGACCCTGTCCGAATTCGCCCGCCGCGCCCAGCGCAATCCCAACGTGCTGTTTGTGGTGTACGACGACGCCACTGGTCAGCATCTGACGCGCTACCTCAATCGCGAAAATCCGATCAATAAGGCCCTTTTGGAAAAGGGCCGGGGCGAGCGGGCGCTGGACAAGGTGCTGGATGCGGCGAAAAACGATCCTTCGGTGTATTACGTCGAGGCATCGATCAATCCCAATGGCGTGGAAATCGGCAAGGTCTTGATGGGAGTGTCCACGGCGTCCGTGGAGGCTGACCTGGTGGCGCTCGACAAGCGCTTCTCGGCGTTAATCGCCAGTAGCGATCAACTGGTCGGCGATAGCCTCAAGGGCGCTGCGGCTGATAGCGCTACCGCCATGCGTTCCCGTCTGCAGTCGGCGCAATCGACGGCAACTGAAATGAAGGCCAATACCGCCAGTACCGTGCAGGAGGCTGCTGCGACCTTGCGCTGGCGGATCGGCCTGGCGCTGGCACTGGTGGGCTGCGGGGTGTTGCTGCTGCTGGCTGTGGTGCTCGGGCGGCGGGTGGTCAATCGTCTGAAGTTGCTGATCGTGGCGATGGATGATCTGGCGGCAGGTGAGGGCGACCTGACCAAGCGCGTGCAAATCAACAGCAAGGACGAGATCGGTGACATGGCGTCGGCGGTCAATCGCTTTGTCGACAAGTTGCAGCCCATCGTGCGGGAGGCGGGTGATGTGGCCCTGCGTACCGGAGTCGAAATCGGTGCGCTGACCCAGCGCAATGCCGGGGCTGACGCAGCGGCGCAAACCCAGCGTGATGAAGTCGCGCAAAGCCTTCAGGCGTTGTCGCGAATGGCTGACGAAGCACAGGCTGAAAGCCAGGCCATGCAGGCGGCCTTGCAGCAAGTGGTGGACATTCGCCAGGCCACTGATGAAAACACCCGCACTTCTGCACAGGTGGGGAGCCTGATCGAAGCTCTGGCCGGGCAGGTAGACACCGGGGCCAAGGTGATCGAGCGCTTGGCGCAGCAGAGCGAGCAGATCGAGGTGGTGCTAGAGGTGATCCATGGGATCGCCGAGCAGACTAACCTGCTGGCGCTCAACGCCGCCATCGAAGCGGCGCGGGCCGGTGAGACCGGACGTGGGTTCGCGGTAGTGGCGGATGAGGTTCGCGCGCTGGCGAGCAAGACGCAAAGTTCCACCGGCGACATTCAGGCGCATATCGGTGCGCTGCAGCAGGGCGCTCGCGAGGCAGTGGCGGCCATTGGTCAGGCCGGGCGCCAGGCTAGCGAAGGCCTGCTGGTGTTGCGCGACAGTGCGCGGCTGCAACAGTCAGTCCAGGCGTCCGTCGAGCAGGTGCATGCGGCCATCGGTTTGGCTACTCAGGCGGCAGAGCACCAGGCCAAAGGCGCGCAAGCAGTGCGTGGGCGGGTGCAGACCATCCATGCCCAGGCCGAGAAGGCTGCCCAGGCGGTGGAGCAGACCACCGCCAGCGGCAAGGTGCTGGACGGTCTGGCAGCGCAGTTGAAAGCGAGCCTGGGCCAGTTCAGGGCTTGA
- a CDS encoding ABC transporter permease, which yields MSALLPASASRPGFVPGRKRPSIWLLLPVLLLVCLSLLPLLYVGLKAWQAGWEEAVHLLWRPYVLGLLRNTLLLMLGVTIASALIGLSLAWLLERSNLPGRRLWGVILCLPFAVPAFVSSFTWVSLSASFEGLGGAILVMTLSKYPLIFLPVAATLRNLDPALEESARTLGLNRWGVFFKITLPLLWPSLLAGALLIALHMLVEFGALSIIGLQTFTTAIYQQFELEFSNANAAMLSAVLLALCLMLLWLELRVRGKGRHVRIGQGAARHAEQVRLGAWAPLGQLYCLLLTVIGSGIPLGMLVYWLAVGSSAAFPVAAIGEALLSSLALSLGGAALCLVLAVPVGLLVVRYKGRLALWAERLPYLLHALPGLVIALTLVYFALHYVPALYQTSALLLIAYALLFLPLAQAPIRTALNKAAPQLEEAARTLGASSFTAFVRITLPIIFPALGAAFALVFLDAMKELTATLLLSPTGLNTLATEVWAHTANVEFAAAAPYAALLILVSGLPVYLLTTRMYLSR from the coding sequence ATGAGCGCATTGCTGCCCGCCTCCGCCTCGCGCCCAGGCTTTGTCCCCGGGCGCAAAAGACCTTCGATCTGGCTGCTATTGCCGGTACTGCTATTGGTCTGCCTGAGCCTCTTGCCGCTGCTGTACGTTGGCCTCAAGGCCTGGCAGGCGGGCTGGGAGGAGGCGGTGCACCTGTTATGGCGGCCGTACGTGCTCGGCCTGCTGCGCAACACCCTGCTACTGATGCTCGGTGTCACCATCGCCAGCGCATTGATCGGCCTGTCACTGGCCTGGCTGCTGGAGCGCAGCAATCTGCCCGGCCGGCGTCTGTGGGGCGTGATCCTGTGCCTGCCGTTCGCCGTTCCGGCCTTCGTCAGCAGCTTTACCTGGGTGTCCCTGAGTGCCAGCTTCGAAGGCCTGGGCGGGGCGATACTGGTGATGACCCTGTCCAAGTACCCGCTGATTTTCCTGCCGGTGGCGGCCACCCTGCGCAATCTCGACCCAGCCCTTGAAGAATCGGCGCGCACCCTCGGTCTGAACCGCTGGGGCGTGTTTTTCAAAATCACCCTGCCATTGCTCTGGCCCTCGCTGCTGGCCGGCGCCTTGCTAATTGCCCTGCACATGCTGGTGGAATTCGGCGCCCTGTCGATCATCGGCCTGCAAACCTTCACCACAGCGATCTACCAACAGTTCGAGCTGGAATTCAGCAACGCCAACGCCGCGATGCTCTCTGCCGTGCTGCTGGCGCTGTGCCTGATGCTGTTGTGGCTGGAGTTGCGGGTGCGCGGCAAGGGGCGCCATGTGCGAATCGGCCAGGGCGCGGCACGGCACGCGGAGCAGGTTCGACTGGGTGCCTGGGCGCCATTGGGACAGCTCTACTGCCTACTATTGACGGTCATCGGCAGCGGCATCCCCTTGGGCATGCTGGTGTACTGGCTGGCGGTCGGCTCCTCAGCGGCATTCCCTGTGGCAGCCATTGGCGAGGCGCTGCTGTCTTCGCTGGCGCTGTCCCTGGGCGGCGCCGCGCTGTGCCTGGTGCTGGCGGTGCCGGTCGGCCTGTTGGTGGTGCGCTACAAGGGACGCCTGGCACTCTGGGCAGAACGCTTGCCCTATCTGCTGCACGCCCTGCCCGGCCTAGTGATCGCCCTGACCCTGGTGTACTTCGCCCTGCACTATGTGCCGGCGCTGTACCAGACCTCGGCCCTGCTGCTGATTGCCTACGCGCTGCTGTTCCTGCCCCTGGCCCAGGCACCGATCCGCACCGCCCTGAACAAGGCCGCGCCGCAACTGGAAGAAGCCGCCCGTACCCTCGGCGCCTCATCGTTTACCGCGTTTGTCCGGATAACATTGCCGATTATCTTTCCAGCGCTCGGCGCAGCCTTTGCTCTGGTGTTTCTCGATGCGATGAAGGAGCTGACAGCCACCCTGCTGTTGAGCCCGACCGGTCTCAACACTCTGGCGACCGAAGTCTGGGCGCATACCGCCAATGTCGAATTCGCGGCAGCGGCGCCCTATGCAGCGCTGTTGATTCTGGTATCCGGGTTGCCGGTGTATCTACTGACGACGCGGATGTATTTGAGCCGCTGA
- a CDS encoding extracellular solute-binding protein encodes MMFRNTLRRGLTITLLGLTLASPLTQAADPVSLTLYNGQHKEVGDAVAKAFEAKTGIHVNVRKGSSNQLASQIVEEGDRSPADVIYTEESPPLNKLGEQGLLAKADDATLAVLPKDYVASNGTWIGVTARVRVVAFNPKLIDEKDLPKSVMEFSDPQWQGKVGFVPTSGAFQEQAVAIIKLHGREAAEEWLTGLRAFGKTYSNNMVALKAVENGEVATVLVNNYYWFALQREKGQLDSKLHYFTGGDVGGLITVSSAAVLKSSKHPQEAQQLLAYMASEEGQRVITQTTAEYPLHKGMESDRGLKPFSELEAPKVTPADLGNAEEALELEREVGLN; translated from the coding sequence ATGATGTTTCGAAATACCCTGCGCCGCGGCCTGACCATCACGCTGCTGGGGCTGACCCTGGCCTCCCCGCTTACCCAGGCCGCCGATCCGGTTTCCCTGACGCTCTACAACGGTCAGCACAAGGAAGTCGGCGACGCCGTCGCCAAAGCCTTCGAAGCCAAGACCGGAATCCACGTCAACGTTCGCAAGGGCAGCAGCAACCAGCTCGCCAGCCAGATCGTCGAAGAAGGCGACCGCTCCCCCGCCGACGTGATTTACACCGAAGAATCCCCACCCTTGAACAAACTCGGCGAACAGGGCCTTCTGGCCAAGGCCGACGACGCCACCCTCGCGGTGCTGCCCAAGGACTACGTGGCCAGCAACGGCACCTGGATCGGTGTGACCGCCCGAGTCCGTGTCGTCGCCTTCAACCCGAAACTGATCGATGAAAAAGACCTGCCCAAGTCAGTGATGGAATTTTCCGATCCACAATGGCAAGGCAAAGTCGGTTTTGTCCCTACCAGCGGCGCGTTTCAGGAGCAAGCCGTAGCAATCATCAAGCTGCACGGCAGGGAGGCCGCCGAGGAATGGCTGACTGGCCTGCGCGCATTCGGCAAGACCTACAGCAACAACATGGTGGCGCTGAAGGCCGTGGAAAACGGCGAAGTGGCCACGGTGCTGGTCAACAACTACTACTGGTTCGCCCTGCAACGGGAGAAAGGCCAACTCGACTCCAAGCTGCACTATTTCACCGGTGGCGACGTCGGCGGCCTGATCACCGTATCCAGCGCTGCCGTGCTCAAGTCCAGCAAGCATCCCCAAGAGGCCCAACAACTGCTCGCCTACATGGCCAGCGAAGAAGGCCAGCGGGTGATTACCCAGACCACTGCCGAGTACCCGCTGCACAAAGGCATGGAATCGGATCGCGGACTCAAGCCATTCAGCGAGCTGGAAGCGCCGAAAGTCACGCCGGCCGACCTTGGCAACGCCGAAGAAGCCCTGGAGCTGGAACGTGAAGTTGGCTTGAACTGA